One Synechococcus sp. MU1617 DNA window includes the following coding sequences:
- a CDS encoding sigma-70 family RNA polymerase sigma factor: protein MDKTCLKRRNLQIQDNLHLVRPIARHYAQQTGLENDDLLQVGCLGLIKACNRYDAQRGAPFPSFAKPHIRGAILHFLRDRVGLIRLPRAVEERAMRMMRSSGGSVLSPADALVVDHYRNKQNWVEFNDDLLNETLEGIELLERSEAWSRVKRLFRKLEKDDQCALQMVVIDGMSLRQTAQQLGISAMTVQRRVKRGLNSLSRELNAVQLDA from the coding sequence TTGGACAAGACCTGCCTCAAGCGTCGAAATCTTCAGATCCAGGACAACCTGCATCTGGTTCGACCCATTGCCCGTCATTACGCTCAGCAGACAGGCCTAGAAAATGACGATCTCCTGCAAGTGGGATGTCTGGGACTGATCAAGGCCTGCAACCGCTACGACGCTCAACGGGGGGCACCATTTCCCAGCTTCGCCAAGCCGCACATTCGAGGAGCCATTCTTCATTTTCTTCGTGACAGAGTCGGTTTGATTCGACTCCCAAGGGCCGTTGAAGAACGGGCCATGCGGATGATGCGCAGCTCCGGAGGCTCTGTTCTGAGCCCAGCCGATGCCCTGGTGGTTGACCATTACCGCAACAAGCAGAACTGGGTGGAATTCAACGACGATCTGCTCAATGAAACGCTGGAAGGAATCGAGTTGCTTGAACGCTCGGAAGCCTGGAGCAGGGTGAAAAGGCTTTTCCGCAAACTTGAGAAAGACGACCAATGCGCCCTGCAGATGGTCGTCATCGATGGGATGAGTCTGAGGCAAACAGCTCAACAGCTCGGGATTTCAGCGATGACTGTTCAGCGTCGGGTTAAACGCGGCCTCAATAGCCTTTCGAGAGAGTTGAACGCTGTTCAGCTGGACGCCTGA
- a CDS encoding DUF4922 domain-containing protein — protein MTSELLRKATEVTVAASASGALVPLDTTLTHLMGDGGSRFELRHLLSATPKHLRASGPKPNPFLPWDQRLEVDRIGDSHVVILNKYPVQTSHMLLITQDWQPQTGWLSMEDWRSLARIDATTTGLWFFNSGPDAGASQPHRHLQLLPRAAGERICARDDWFRRCAQNTTMSAQDPLLRSSRVAAISSILTGETLQELYLALADDLGLGHPTTDDCPRGAYNLLLSRQWMAIVRRRREGIRGFSVNALGFAGSLLSTEASDRQWIQRSGPEALLQAVVDADG, from the coding sequence ATGACCAGTGAACTGCTTCGAAAAGCGACGGAGGTCACGGTTGCAGCGAGTGCATCCGGAGCGCTGGTGCCGCTCGACACCACGTTGACCCACCTCATGGGGGATGGAGGAAGCCGCTTTGAGTTACGGCATCTCCTCAGCGCCACACCAAAGCACCTTCGAGCTTCTGGTCCAAAGCCGAATCCATTTCTCCCCTGGGATCAACGTCTGGAGGTTGATCGGATTGGTGATTCCCACGTCGTGATCCTGAACAAATATCCAGTTCAGACCTCCCACATGTTGCTCATCACCCAGGACTGGCAACCCCAGACCGGTTGGTTGTCCATGGAGGATTGGCGGTCCCTCGCCCGGATTGATGCGACGACGACGGGGCTTTGGTTTTTCAACAGTGGTCCTGATGCCGGTGCGAGTCAGCCGCACCGGCATCTGCAGTTGTTACCCCGTGCAGCAGGGGAGCGCATCTGTGCTCGGGACGATTGGTTTCGACGCTGTGCTCAGAACACAACCATGTCTGCTCAGGATCCTCTGTTGCGCAGTTCACGGGTCGCAGCGATCAGTTCAATCCTGACGGGTGAAACGCTTCAAGAGCTCTATCTCGCTCTTGCAGATGACCTCGGTCTCGGACACCCCACCACCGACGACTGCCCCCGGGGGGCCTACAACCTGCTGCTCTCAAGGCAGTGGATGGCCATCGTTCGCCGCAGAAGGGAGGGGATACGTGGTTTCAGCGTCAATGCTCTCGGCTTCGCCGGATCCTTGTTGAGTACCGAGGCCTCCGATCGGCAATGGATTCAGCGTTCAGGACCGGAGGCCCTGCTTCAAGCCGTTGTTGACGCTGACGGGTGA
- a CDS encoding DUF3370 family protein: MSLRRVPVLVLTCVSLAGLEFGLQCRADAYVALMAGQRARPLNGTFNNVPVLHSNQPEIVTGPGILVNTAAGSAVAAESNQPLRNAAYTFNGEFGVHMHHKYYPQDQAKLGGRRSRGLMTLALIATNPGSTPITLDFDRGSVKNSFEAPYHPNRLMGVKPLGKRPWNTGPGDATAVQLLRGELDRKLPERVVIPAGGRRVVVRTVLPARGIANGLLKGRSSGPFTMAVVAAEQTAQDSDLFAVLQSGRLAPGRIYLNRIREIQLGRVFSRVAGVALGDAYKAEISHDLDQGPLHVPLTSTKRHHFGTSDVQVNPLTTRMIDSALNNVGTYGVRYDVTLNVSGTGPHQLVLSHPVVSGKKTFTAFRGSLQIAQDRTLQEVHVGMRSGESLALADLNLAPGTRKAVKVSLVYPADATPGHLLSVVPVQQLAVLHRRQQQQRNAQLKIADTKSRKVGPKTAPPPPETKPIVVNPAPGKPAPVMPAVVPVTTPRYGELIRSQQQWLLQLQGR, encoded by the coding sequence ATGAGTCTCAGGCGAGTCCCGGTATTGGTCTTGACCTGTGTCTCGCTTGCTGGTCTTGAGTTTGGATTGCAGTGCCGTGCTGACGCTTACGTCGCCTTGATGGCTGGTCAGCGCGCACGCCCCCTCAACGGAACGTTCAATAACGTCCCTGTGCTGCATTCCAATCAACCGGAGATCGTCACCGGACCTGGAATCCTGGTGAACACCGCTGCCGGTTCTGCTGTAGCAGCAGAGTCGAACCAGCCTCTTCGCAACGCCGCCTACACCTTCAATGGTGAGTTCGGCGTTCATATGCATCACAAGTACTACCCCCAAGACCAGGCAAAGCTCGGGGGACGACGATCCCGGGGCTTGATGACCTTGGCTCTGATCGCGACGAATCCAGGATCGACGCCGATCACGCTGGATTTCGACCGTGGTTCGGTCAAAAATAGTTTTGAAGCGCCGTATCACCCGAATCGCTTGATGGGGGTCAAACCCCTCGGGAAGCGCCCATGGAACACCGGTCCTGGCGATGCCACCGCCGTTCAACTGCTTCGCGGAGAACTGGATCGCAAGTTGCCCGAACGCGTCGTGATCCCTGCAGGAGGACGTCGTGTTGTGGTGCGCACTGTTCTCCCCGCCCGTGGCATTGCCAACGGCCTGTTGAAGGGACGCAGCAGTGGTCCGTTCACGATGGCTGTTGTTGCTGCTGAGCAAACAGCTCAGGATTCAGATCTCTTTGCGGTTCTGCAATCAGGGCGTCTGGCCCCGGGGCGGATTTACTTGAATCGGATTCGAGAGATTCAGCTGGGTCGCGTCTTCTCACGGGTGGCCGGCGTTGCCCTTGGCGATGCTTACAAGGCAGAGATCAGCCATGACCTCGACCAGGGTCCACTACATGTGCCCTTAACCAGCACGAAGCGGCATCACTTCGGCACCAGCGATGTTCAGGTCAATCCGTTGACCACACGGATGATCGATTCTGCTCTTAATAACGTTGGAACCTATGGGGTTCGCTACGACGTGACCCTGAATGTTTCGGGTACAGGGCCTCATCAACTCGTGCTCAGTCACCCGGTTGTGTCTGGCAAGAAGACCTTCACTGCCTTTCGTGGTTCGCTGCAGATTGCTCAGGATCGAACCCTTCAAGAAGTTCACGTTGGCATGCGCTCAGGCGAGAGTCTTGCCCTGGCTGATCTCAACCTGGCGCCTGGTACTCGCAAGGCGGTGAAGGTGAGTCTGGTTTACCCGGCCGATGCCACCCCAGGCCATCTCCTCAGTGTTGTTCCCGTTCAGCAGCTGGCCGTGCTTCATCGCCGCCAGCAACAGCAGCGAAACGCCCAGTTAAAAATTGCGGACACCAAATCAAGGAAGGTGGGACCGAAAACCGCTCCCCCACCTCCTGAGACAAAGCCCATTGTTGTGAATCCTGCTCCTGGGAAGCCAGCTCCTGTGATGCCTGCGGTGGTCCCCGTCACCACACCGCGCTACGGCGAGTTGATTCGATCTCAACAGCAATGGTTGCTGCAGCTTCAGGGCCGATAA
- a CDS encoding YqhA family protein, producing MAARWIERRFERLIWKFRLISIVPVVLSLLGSVGCFVIGAIEVFNAFLVIMRLPFSTKSVAAKTIAQMVGGVDYFVIGIALLIFGYGIYELVISDLDPRIEGGAEQHTNILSVNSLQSLKNNLSNVIVVGLIVAAFKKTIGFEVNNATDLLALSGSVVMLALSAWLIVRSHGTSHES from the coding sequence ATGGCCGCGCGATGGATTGAACGACGGTTTGAGCGGCTGATCTGGAAATTCCGCTTGATCAGCATTGTGCCGGTGGTACTGAGCCTGCTCGGAAGCGTTGGTTGCTTTGTGATTGGGGCGATTGAAGTCTTCAACGCTTTTCTCGTGATCATGCGGCTGCCCTTCAGCACCAAGAGCGTTGCTGCAAAGACAATTGCCCAGATGGTGGGTGGGGTTGATTACTTCGTGATCGGCATTGCCCTGCTGATCTTTGGCTACGGCATCTATGAACTGGTGATCTCAGACCTTGATCCACGCATTGAGGGTGGCGCAGAGCAGCACACCAACATTCTCTCGGTGAACAGCCTGCAAAGCCTGAAAAACAATCTGTCCAATGTGATTGTTGTCGGCCTGATTGTCGCTGCGTTCAAAAAGACCATTGGCTTCGAAGTGAACAACGCCACCGATCTTCTGGCGCTGAGCGGCTCTGTGGTCATGCTGGCCCTGAGCGCTTGGTTGATTGTTCGCAGCCACGGAACAAGCCATGAGTCATAA
- a CDS encoding molecular chaperone DnaJ, which translates to MVALIDQLKGEYGARSRGRVLEMLLQDLIDPGDSASDPEVTPLKDDAEPASTSRSDEVTSLVLISTGNHPEDIEETPTSASGLSSGGGSSGIDLPGFVSKRTSQLKATLRSSQQRESPQTDPLVSTVDPAELKEASAAAEEHWRSLYGQAPGPTVIEAAMTWLARDVWSTTDASDGRPFTWSAANAAVETLCAGWDSSDPSLGRVMVVAGALEDPFATSSLAERMPTLIRRFVNRFRRSRQVTSFETLESTMTVHGALKLLGLSTQAGTSVTLSSIREAYKQRALEEHPDAGGSTDAMRRLNEAYRLLRELYRNR; encoded by the coding sequence ATGGTCGCGTTGATTGACCAGCTCAAGGGTGAATACGGAGCACGTTCCCGTGGGCGCGTGCTCGAAATGTTGTTGCAGGATCTGATCGACCCTGGCGATTCAGCTTCGGATCCTGAGGTCACTCCCCTGAAGGACGATGCAGAACCAGCGTCCACCAGCAGGTCCGATGAGGTCACCAGTCTCGTTCTGATCTCAACGGGCAACCATCCGGAAGACATTGAAGAAACTCCAACCTCAGCGTCTGGGCTTTCCTCTGGGGGTGGTTCCTCGGGCATCGATCTGCCGGGGTTCGTCAGTAAGCGCACCAGTCAGCTCAAAGCGACTCTTCGCTCTTCTCAGCAACGGGAATCTCCGCAGACCGACCCCCTTGTCTCAACGGTGGATCCCGCTGAATTAAAGGAGGCCAGTGCTGCTGCTGAAGAGCACTGGAGGTCCCTGTATGGCCAAGCTCCGGGCCCAACAGTGATTGAAGCCGCCATGACCTGGTTGGCGCGTGATGTCTGGTCCACCACCGATGCGAGTGATGGGCGTCCATTCACTTGGTCTGCCGCAAATGCAGCCGTTGAGACGCTGTGTGCCGGGTGGGACTCCAGTGATCCATCTCTCGGGCGGGTGATGGTGGTGGCAGGAGCTCTGGAGGATCCCTTTGCCACGTCCTCATTGGCGGAACGCATGCCGACCCTGATCCGTCGCTTCGTAAACCGTTTCCGTCGCAGCCGGCAGGTCACCTCCTTCGAAACCCTTGAATCAACGATGACGGTTCACGGGGCTCTGAAGCTGTTGGGTCTGTCAACGCAAGCAGGTACCTCGGTCACCCTGAGCTCCATTCGGGAGGCCTACAAACAAAGGGCCCTTGAAGAACATCCCGATGCGGGTGGTTCCACCGATGCGATGCGACGACTCAATGAGGCCTATCGGTTGCTGCGTGAGCTGTACCGGAACCGTTGA